In Aspergillus nidulans FGSC A4 chromosome IV, a single window of DNA contains:
- a CDS encoding IlvD/Edd family dehydratase (transcript_id=CADANIAT00000074), whose product MPCQSKCEGCACGSASSQSASAVNIEDLDKELEALRKRTIELEKVRASAKKVSSLSSTLGAGRKLRSTTWFNSGDAGMTALYIERYLNYGVTREELMAGKPIIGIAQTGSDISPCNRYHIELAKRVREGIRTAGGIAFEFPTHPIQETSRRPTACIDRNLSYLGLVEILHGYPIDGVVLLTGCDKTTPACLMAAATMNIPAICMNVGPMINGYLKNELAGSGMVVWTGREMHAAGKLDDEGLVDLISRGAPSVGHCNTMGTASTMNALAEALGMALPGSAAIPAPYRERAQCAYKTGLQIVEMVHADRKPSDIMTREAFENVIAVNTAIGGSTNAPIHINAIAKHMGVDISLDDWDQLGFNIPLLLNMQPAGEFLGEEYYRAGGLPAIMAELLDAGKLHPDILTCNGHTVAENVKGHHSWDRRVIKPYSEPLMKDAGFVHLQGTLFESAIMKTCVISEQFRQHFLENPDDPNAFEGAVVVFDGPEDYHRRLEEAPINDKSILVMRGTGPLGYPGAAEVVNMHPPGHLLRQGIKSLPCIGDGRQSGTSGSPSILNASPEAAAGGNLALLRDGDRLRVDLNKRRVDILVSRKELDERRAALEAAGGYSIPESQTPWQELFRKETSQLNEGMVLREAVKYQRLAQRSETLRHNH is encoded by the exons ATGCCCTGCCAGTCAAAATGCGAAGGCTGCGCTTGCGGCTCGGCTAGCAGCCAGAGCGCAAGCGCGGTCAATATTGAAGACCTCGACAAGGAGCTCGAAGCGCTCAGGAAGCGAACCatcgagctggagaaagtGCGCGCATCGGCCAAAAAGGTGTCGTCCCTATCCAGTACACTCGGCGCCGGTCGTAAGCTGCGATCGACAACATGGTTCAACTCGGGCGATGCAGGGATGACCGCCCTGTACATCGAGCGGTACCTCAACTATGGCGTTACGAGGGAGGAGCTCATGGCGGGCAAGCCAATTATTGGCATCGCACAGACTGGGTCTGATATCTCGCCGTGCAATCGATACCATATTGAGCTTGCGAAGCGGGTGCGAGAGGGAATCAGAACGGCCGGTGGCATCGCGTTTGAATTCCCCACGCATCCAATCCAGGAGACCTCGAGACGGCCGACTGCATGCATTGACCGGAACTTGTCATATCTCGGTCTTGTGGAGATCCTGCACGGTTATCCCATAGACGGCGTGGTGCTCTTGACTGGATGCGACAAGACAACCCCGGCGTGTCTGATGGCCGCGGCCACAATG AACATTCCTGCCATCTGTATGAACGTGGGACCGATGATCAACGGGTACCTGAAGAATGAGCTAGCGGGCTCGGGCATGGTGGTCTGGACGGGGAGAGAAATGCATGCTGCTGGCAAGTTAGATGATGAAGGACTAGTGGACTTGATCTCTAGAGG GGCACCATCGGTAGGGCACTGTAATACGATGGGCACAGCCTCGACCATGAACGCGCTGGCAGAAGCGCTCGGGATGGCTCTGCCAGGATCGGCCGCCATCCCGGCGCCTTATCGCGAACGAGCTCAGTGCGCGTATAAAACAGGTTTACAAATTGTGGAAATGGTGCACGCCGACCGGAAACCTAGCGATATTATGACGCGGGAGGCTTTTGAAAATGTTATTGCTGTCAATACTGCCATTGGCGGTAGCACCAACGCCCCTATCCATATCAATGCTATCGCAAAGCATATGGGCGTTGATATCTCCCTGGACGACTGGGACCAACTAGGGTTTAACATTCCACTTCTGCTCAATATGCAACCAGCAGGAGAATTTCTTGGCGAGGAGTACTACCGAGCGGGAGGCCTTCCGGCTATCATGGCGGAGCTGTTAGATGCTGGGAAGTTGCACCCAGACATTCTTACATGCAACGGACATACCGTCGCTGAGAATGTGAAAGGGCATCACAGCTGGGACCGACGGGTCATCAAGCCGTACAGCGAGCCCCTTATGAAAGACGCAGGATTCGTGCACCTCCAGGGTACCCTATTCGAGTCTGCCATTATGAAAACTTGCGTCATATCAGAGCAGTTCCGGCAGCATTTCCTGGAAAACCCAGACGACCCCAATGCCTTTGAAGGGGCCGTTGTCGTTTTCGACGGGCCAGAGGACTACCATCGCCGATTGGAGGAGGCTCCTATCAATGACAAGAGTATCTTAGTGATGCGCGGGACTGGGCCACTAGGTTATCCTGGCGCCGCAGAGGTGGTCAATATGCACCCTCCTGGGCATTTGTTGCGACAGGGGATCAAGTCGCTGCCATGCATAGGGGATGGTCGACAATCGGGAACTTCCGGATCGCCGTCCATCCTGAACGCCAGCCCTGAAGCCGCTGCTGGAGGCAATCTTGCACTGCTTCGCGACGGAGACAGGCTCCGCGTCGACCTCAACAAACGCCGCGTGGATATCCTTGTCTCGCGAAAAGAACTAGACGAGAGACGAGCGGCATTGGAGGCCGCAGGGGGTTACAGTATCCCGGAGAGCCAAACACCATGGCAGGAGCTCTTCAGGAAGGAGACTAGCCAGTTGAACGAAGGCATGGTGTTACGGGAAGCGGTAAAGTATCAGCGACTGGCTCAGCGATCAGAGACCCTGCGCCATAACCATTGA